A part of Bufo bufo chromosome 7, aBufBuf1.1, whole genome shotgun sequence genomic DNA contains:
- the LOC121007837 gene encoding somatostatin receptor type 5-like, with protein sequence MEDDMDAFFNFSFISDNLTFLINSTYDFYSPNVSTIALIPFIIVCLVGLLGNVLVLSIIFWSKKMWRTMNVFVFCLALGDLLYMLCLLILVIELMSPLGTFLCILYWILTALTTFSNVYFLAIMSISVFLQMYFPALSKKLSIKVAALTSLGIWITSLLLAIPFFIYANVDEYSNCLIHWPDSIWNIIFTSYRFALAFLAPLILITVFLILTQCRVRRQDQTMDSTVTIVKEDMVMIMVLSLIFIIFWLPTHVLEIMSGLTSDGQFSDGSYYAISIVPYLKSCVYPFVYGFLSRGFKHWYNRIFCCKKVHEGDDPPKNSNERQEDKSTAC encoded by the coding sequence ATGGAGGACGATATGGATGCCTTTTTCAACTTTAGTTTCATCTCTGACAACTTAACTTTCTTGATAAATTCAACATATGACTTTTATTCTCCTAATGTCAGTACTATAGCCCTCATCCCTTTCATAATAGTGTGTTTGGTGGGCCTCCTCGGCAATGTTTTGGTCCTCTCTATCATTTTTTGGTCCAAGAAGATGTGGAGGACCATGAATGTCTTCGTCTTCTGCCTGGCACTTGGAGACTTGCTCTACATGTTATGCTTGCTGATTCTTGTCATTGAACTTATGAGTCCCTTGGGAACCTTCCTGTGCATACTCTACTGGATTCTCACAGCTCTAACTACTTTTTCCAATGTCTACTTTTTGGCCATCATGTCCATCAGTGTCTTCTTGCAGATGTACTTCCCAGCCCTCTCGAAAAAGCTCAGCATTAAAGTTGCTGCATTGACCAGTCTAGGAATATGGATAACGAGTCTTCTGCTGGCCATCCCCTTCTTTATCTATGCTAATGTGGATGAGTACTCCAACTGCCTGATCCACTGGCCAGATAGCATCTGgaacatcatcttcacatcttacaGGTTTGCACTTGCATTTTTAGCTCCACTGATATTGATTACTGTCTTTCTCATTCTTACCCAATGTCGGGTTCGAAGGCAAGACCAAACCATGGATTCCACAGTGACCATCGTCAAGGAAGATATGGTGATGATCATGGTCCTCTCTCTGATCTTCATCATCTTCTGGCTTCCAACTCATGTTCTCGAAATCATGTCAGGACTCACCTCCGATGGGCAGTTTAGTGATGGAAGTTACTACGCCATCAGCATCGTACCTTATCTGAAAAGTTGTGTTTATCCCTTCGTCTATGGATTTCTATCTAGAGGCTTTAAACACTGGTACAACAGAATTTTTTGTTGCAAAAAAGTCCATGAAGGTGACGACCCTCCAAAAAATTCCAACGAGCGACAAGAAGATAAGTCTACTGCATGTTAG